The following nucleotide sequence is from Juglans microcarpa x Juglans regia isolate MS1-56 chromosome 6D, Jm3101_v1.0, whole genome shotgun sequence.
CTTTACATATCATGGAAAGATTTAGGCGTATATAAAGAGACTAAACTTTTCTCCAAAGTTCCATCCATGCACGACGATGAAACCGTCTGACTTGCCACAACTAAAGCAGGGACAACGAAAGCGGGGCTGCTTCCTCTTTACCGtctgttttcatttcttttctaaagTTATATCCACTATCCAGTTTCTGTTTTCTCAATGACTGCCAAAAGCATAGAAACAGAGATCTACTAAACACTAAACAGTGACTAAAATGTCTCCCAAAGCATATCCTAGCAGTAGAACAAACAAATCACTCAATGTCTCCCATCAACATACCTAGTGATCCAGTggcctttctctctctctctccctcagtCATTAAGAATGATTCGGGGGAAACAtcgaagagaaaagaaaacgcTAATCAATTGATATTTTAAGACGAGATGGGTCAGACCATCAATACAGTGCACCGAATTCTAGGCTCTAAAATTAGCTAAAATATAGGTACATGATCGACAAATCAAAAATCCATATCTAATCCGCATCCCCTAGAATGGGTcgaatattatatatcaaagaCTCCCATCAGCCAAGGCCAAGGAGGATTGTCATCCCAGATTGCAAGTGGCCTCATAATTAAAAGtgcatcatcttcataccattcaGCATTCATATCTCTGATACTTTGGATCGCAGAGCATAGATCTTGGATTCACGAAATCACATCCTGATCACGAAAAAAGGCGGCAAACGATCCCAATGACAAGAACAAAACAGATTATATTGCAGCTCATCAGAGTCATGGCAGCTCATAATATTACAAACACAAAAAGTTACTTATCCATACACATATTAGCTTTAATTCGCCCTGTTTGCGAATAGGAGAACTTTGGTTCTCACTTGTAACACAAAGAAAGAAGCCCCATTTCTAAGAAACGAATCGAAATACTGACGCAACGCAAGTAAATATAGGTAAAATAAGTCTCTAAATAACATAATCAGACCACTCTGTTATATGTGAAGTATGGTCCATGGTAAAACTAGGAATCTTATCAAGTTTAAGTGGGTTGTTCTTCCCTCCAACCAACCTAGCAGGGTTCCCAACTGCAGTTGTCCTTGGTGGCACGTCCTTTAGCACAACTGAACCAGCCCCAATCTTAGCCCCATCCCCAATCCAAATATTCCCCAAAATACAAGTCCCAGCCCCGATCAACACCCCGTCACCGATCTTTGGGTGCCTGTCCCCGGACATCTTCCCGGTCCCTCCCAAAGTCACGTTGTGCAAAATCGACACATTGTTCCCAATCACCGCCGTCTCCCCAACCACGACACCGGTGGCGTGGTCGAGCAATATTCCGCGTCCGATCCTTGCTCCTGGATGGATATCCACCGCAAAAACCTCGGACACCCTGTTTTGAATCAACAGTGCCAAAACCTTCCTGCCTTGTGACCACAACTTGTGCGCTACCCTATGTGCCTGGCACGCAAGAAACCCTTTGAAATTCAAGAAGCAATGCACGTAGCTTATACAAGCAGGGTCTCTCTCTTTCACTGCTCTCAGATCATCCTTCGCAGCCCCCATGATTTCGTTATCCCCCACAAGCACCCCGACAAAAATATCGTACAGGGTTCCGGTGGGAAGGCCCGAATTGCTCAGTTTCATCGAAAGATGGTTGGCCAACGCCCTTTCCAATGAATCATGCGACAATATCGAGTTGTAGTAGAAATTTGACAATATGGGTTCCTGCTCCACATCGAACCGAGCTTCGTCTTGCATTTTCACCCATAGATCAGCACCGTAGTCTTCGTCTTGATCGACCTCATCCCTGTTTGCATCCGTGTGTATGATTTTTGAGCGATCGGGGCAAATGGGTTTGTAAGAAAAGTGCAAGGGGAAACTTGGTCGACAAAATTCCACGTAGTTGTATTTGTTGTCGTCGTATTGAGACCTATTTGGGTCCCGAGAAAGTGGCTTGGGTTCCGTTATATCAGTTCTCGAAGCCCCAATACAAGCGGCCACCGATTTGTTTTGCTGTTTGGATATGAGAATCGGTGGAAATGTTTGCACACTTGTGTGGCAAGGGAAGTTGGCTGAGACAGCATTCGGGTTTGAGACGAGTAAAAGGGAGGTGGTGGTATACAAGGGAACGGAAAAGCGATGAGAAAGGACCAGAGCTTTCATGGAAAACGAGAAACTTTCTCcggaaaatctctctctctctctctctctctctctctatatgtgaaaaagaaacaaataaattaagtaTTATAGGTTATATTCGTTTGGATATTCCGCTGAGTGAGGCTGCTTTTATAGAGGAAGAGAGTCGAGACGGACTATTTAAAAGGGATTACTCATTACTGGACCCTTTCAGAAAGAAAACAATATGGACATTCACATAATTGAATACTTGGATAGATAATGTGGATCCCACATCGTCTTGCTTCCTGTGGAagcatattttaattttttatgtggtcaGATTAAgtctagttatttttttttttttttctttctatcttattgaatttatcttttctaaaaaaactCTTTACGTTAAGCTTGTTTAGATTTAGAATTGatcttaattcatttaattattataatttttttaaaattttgcataatatataataaaaaattcaacattttgtaattcaaaataataatattattaaaaaaataatattctgaatCAACTTATTATCTAAACAAGAATAACTACTCGCGAGAAAAAGGACAACATTAATTGGTATTTGGTAGGCAAAAAATGAAATGGACACCAATAATTAAGGCCATTTCACTTTTTATGCAAACAGTTGAGGCAGAATTGATAAAGATGGTCAAATCATTATCAAtaacatttataaattataattaaaaaaaataacacaatatataaatttcgcCAATAATATAACGTATGCCCGAGTCCCTCTTCACGGGAAATGAATGGCTAGTTTTCCTTGTTATAAAAGCTGTGGACCAAAAgcactataaaataataataataggtaCACGTGGTGAATGAAGAGTCCGGATGCATAGGTTTTTACTTGGAAAGCGAGTGAAGTTATCTTCTTTAAGAAACTGTTATGACGTATGAGATGACGCGGCGCTTTAGGAAGGGTGTTTTGATTTCTACCtgtttgaaggaaaaataattaacGCACGGCATCTTTGAAATGGTCAAAGAGATCTGACCCTCGGATTGATTGATTCTGGCCGCCGTCTGCTCACTTTTACCGCTCCCCCACTGCTGCAACAAAATTCGATGATTCTTGACCTTGCGTGTGTAGCCAATTACGTGTCGGCAACTAAGACAATCTTACTTACGTAATCAACTACGTGgcaatcttttttaaaacgatttcGAAATTCGTTTAGGGCGGACTAGGAAGTCAAATTTGGGAGACAAACTTGAATATTGATAACTTAACACATCAAATATAAAAGTCAAAATTTATAGACAATTTATAGATAACCTAACTCATTCAcaatttatagataattttaaatataataatattttttattatgtttaaacacatcaaatcaaaaattaaaattaaaatttaatttaaaataatatttttttattacattgtatacaaattattatttagtaataactttattattttcagaCAAACTTATAGAAAGAATTATTTAGGACCGCGAGAAGGATCTGTCTTTtatagagttttattttataaaattatcttaaaagACTAGTTATTGAAGTTCACGTCTTTCtcgattattttattatttttgttcacaattattgatatgatattttataaataatttattaaatgtaGAGAACTGCtacatatacaaaaaaaaattacataaaataaactcacaaactgatgtgaatTTATAAGATCTATTAGAtttacttaataataaaaataactttacaatctgaagTAACACATCAAGTCTCATtaatttgtgggtttacttttgtgtaatctttttgtgattaaaatattttccttaaatatatcattttaacaAGTGTTATTAGGGCTAATTAAGTATAATCTATATTCCTCTTctcataatatcatataattaaaatgtttaacTAATATAAGTAATATGATAGTGAGCTAATTAACTACGTTGATTCACTTGGGCTTTTTTGCCCAAAGTGAAGAGCCCAGCACCAAGTGTGCCTCTTCAAAtcctgaaaaaacaaaaaaaatcagacGCGGGCCCATTTGTTTCGGTGAGATATACGCATTGATAAAAGTTGGTTTCTTTTTCTCAGGGCAGAATTCTTATCTTCTAGCAATCATGCTTAAAGGTCAAATTCAAGCATATACCAAAAACTGAAAGCCATGACTCGAAAAGGAGATTGCAATTTGCAGATGCATCATGACAACAAAAGCAACACATGGGGCACATCAGAATTTCAAATTTGGGATTGTTGCTGCTTGTTCACTTTGCTTCCTTTATTAATCCTGTAAAATGATATGGATACCGATTATTAGCTATAAGATTTCAATCCACAGCTTTCAATGTAATTGCAGCTAACAATAACACCAAAATATGCCAGCGGAAGCTGATCCTCGACACCCCCACCAACATTCATTAGCTTAGGAACCCCCCATAACATATCTCAGAATGATACCTGATCATTGAGCAGGCATCCTTTGATAAATCCTCTCAAAGACCCTAGCTTATAGAATCAATCAATAAACGACCACATTAGATTCtccatcatgtatatatataacgttTGTGAAAGCAGATCCCAGCAAATATCGCTGCCATTATATCACACTCCATTGATACATGTGATCTCTCCTTTAAATCTCTTACGGCTAGTGATGAGCTTAAATTCCATTGAAGGTGCTAGAGGAAGCTAGCTACTGGAACGCAGATAGAAGTAGTCTGGGAATAGAGGGTACCTAAAGATTTGAGAGAACCTAATCCCAAAACACTAGTGAAAAAGGATTTGCACAGCTGACCAATTGGTTGTGCAATGCTTTATTGAGTTGCCTCGAGTTTGCAACAGCAGTAAGATTGCTTCAAAACAAACTGAATTATAAAAGAGGATTGTGCTCTCTCTCTATTAACCCTTTCTTACATACATACTGCGGTTCCCTTTTAGAGATAACTTCTGTTCTCTTACAATACAAAGAATAGGCTCTATATGACATAATCAGACCACTCGTGTGAAGTATGGTCTAGGAATAGACTACGAATATGATCATGCCTAGCTGGCTTGGCCTGGCCTCGAACCAATGTAACAGAGTTCCCGACTGCAGTAGTTCTTGATGGCACTTCCTTCAACACCACCGAACCAGTGCCAATCTTCGCACCCTCCCCAATTTTCACAGTCCCTAACACATTCACATTGGTCCCTGCCCCTATCAACACTGCATCTCCAATCGTTGGGTGCCTGTCCCCATTATCCTCGCCAGTCCCTCCCAAAGTCACGTTATGCAAAATTGACACATTATTTCCTATCACCCCCGCCTCTATGATCGCAACCCCTGTCGCATGATCAAGTAGTATCCCACGTCCAATCTTCGCCCCGGGATGAATGTCACTGCAAACTTTCTGTCTATTGGCCTAAGCCTGCACTCTATGGTACAAGCCTCGTTGAAAATCCACTAAAAAACCATAACGAATCATTGTCGGGCCGGGCCATGTCATCAGGTCAGGCCGCCACAACAATAAGCCGGGCTCCAGCTCCACAAACAGAAAGTTCCTGATTTCAAGCCTGCGCTCCAAGGCCTGCGCCCCAGGTTGAATGTCCACTGCAAACACCTCAGAAGCTTTCTTTGCAACAAGCTAAAAATGTTGAGACCTGGATGATAACAAAAGGTGATACCTACAGAGACTGCATGATCATTGCAGAATCAGATAGCTCAACAGAGTAGTCACTGGAAACAGTTGGGTCAGAACTATGGCATGGGAATAGATTAAACAGGGCAAAACTGACTAATCAGGATCTACAAGAACATGGCCcgattatttaaaaaagaactgaactgaacttgaCTCCATTAATCTCAATTGTCTGAGAAACGAAGGATTCACTCTACTTCAAGAAGTAATCATGTACATATTATCTTGTTGCAAAAAACTTCTCGGAATGATCAGTCTCCACTTCAATACGTACGAAAATTAGATTTTACAGTGCCAGGAATCAAAAGCCCTACCTTTTTCTTCACACCAAGTTCTTTAACGTCATACCTCCCTAGCTCCCTCCCTCAAGTTTCATTTTTTGCAACAATATGGAAACCAaccaacattaaaaaatataccttGTCTAAATCTGCACCGCAGATGAGCGATGAAGTATTCGGAGTCTCAGAACCTCCAACTAAACCATCGATAATTACTGTTAAGTTGCATCTGCTGATTGATAAATATCCCTCATTTTTTGATGTatgagccaaaaaaaaaaaaaaaaaaaagaagcaaaagggCAAGAGATAAAAACCTTAGAGCATTTACATTGAGTTTcctataaaatttcttataatttagttaaaaagtacattctttaaaattttttcttaaattttactcatattttaaaaaccttctacatctcattccctatccacaattatattaaaataatatttttctattatttctttattatttttttctctcactttcatttacaaatataactactcaatatttttttttttttttttttatgttttaaactattactctagtgaatattttaaataaaaatttaaaatttttttaatttttttaattttttttaatttttgtagttatttaaattatttttaaaactattatttaaaactacaacaaatatgagtatgagagaaaatgtagataattggaagaagaattaatttaattgaaatgaataaaatattgataaaagtgatTTAGGGAACTACTATTTATTCTCTAAACATTTTCTCTAAAATAGGGATCCGGATGGAGGAAGATTTTGAGagtatttcttaaatttttccttaaattatagaaaaaaagtgattttagggaATCCAATGGAGATGCTCTTAGAGGTTGTGAATTCAAATCCAACTAGGATTTCTAGGGATTccaaccaatgttttgaataccgtactggatagcgtaccggtcaaggtactggaacgaaatatttcgataccggtactgTTTCggaatagcgtttcgggatagtcgatctataaataaattatatatataaatatatataaaaattatattctaaaataatagtctatatataaataaattatatacaaatacatatatatatataaattataaatagtctagtctgaattgagggttaaaaaataagtttgtagtttgaaaaaatgaaaaaaaaaaaaaaatacaggccgaaatatcggccggtaccggccgaaatataggccggtacaggccgaaattgaggccggtatgaccggtaccggccggtacggccggtattttggccggtacgaaacaggtatagtacctgtaccggccggacggccgaaacgaaaaatttcgatcgtaccggccggtacagtacgaaatttaaaactttggattccaacaccttttttttttttttgtaagtatccTAGGGATTCCAACACTTGAGTTGAATTGGAAGGAAATGGAGAAGAATTTGACAGTGGAATGGGAGGAATTACGGTTGAAAATGATGAtgcatttgaatgttaaattaaattgagttaagttgagttgagatgataaaatattattaaaatattattaaaatattattattattattttaagatttaaaaaaattaaattatttattatattttatattaaaatttaaaaaaattataataatgagttaagaagTTTATATCCAAACGAAGCGTGAAACAACTCTCACTGAAGAAAGCGCTCTTTTGTGATAATGGGGCAGACCCTCTCCTCGATCCGCAATTGTTGCACTTCCTGGCGTCAGTTGGTGAatctgtgtatttttttaacaggtttttctttttgaacGAAGCTGAAGCATTTTTGTTTCAGTATTCCggataataaaaaggaaaatgatttatagatAACATTTTTGATAGTACATTTGATAATAATGTGTTAAATGAggaataattttgtaaaatatttaataaaagaataattctacatataattgtgaattgtgcaatcgtcgcgtaattattttgaaaaaaagtagaatttactattaaaaattaatttttttcatgttagtcttatattttattcacatttttcaaaacgattacgtagCAGTTGAAttagattgtaaatatctttccTCTTCTGTATAGTATGGTAtgcaatatttaattttattttcgaaTAAACGTGCATGGTCATTTTCCGATCCAAGCCTAGCTACTTACAATGTTTTGTTCGATTAGGCATGCAGTACGGTTTGCTAATTAGTattaggcatatatatatatatatatatacacacacacacacacacacacacacacatcctgtttggatgatgagaaatgtttattaattttctacATTATGTGCAAATTAATCAGATTAATAGGGTACTGGTCATGTGTCCTAAAATGGACaggttttaaaaagaaagtggGCACCTCAACTTGCGCGTGAACTGTCCGAGAAACACTCTTATTAATTTCAAGTTTTGCACCCAAGAGC
It contains:
- the LOC121234415 gene encoding serine acetyltransferase 1, chloroplastic-like, with product MKALVLSHRFSVPLYTTTSLLLVSNPNAVSANFPCHTSVQTFPPILISKQQNKSVAACIGASRTDITEPKPLSRDPNRSQYDDNKYNYVEFCRPSFPLHFSYKPICPDRSKIIHTDANRDEVDQDEDYGADLWVKMQDEARFDVEQEPILSNFYYNSILSHDSLERALANHLSMKLSNSGLPTGTLYDIFVGVLVGDNEIMGAAKDDLRAVKERDPACISYVHCFLNFKGFLACQAHRVAHKLWSQGRKVLALLIQNRVSEVFAVDIHPGARIGRGILLDHATGVVVGETAVIGNNVSILHNVTLGGTGKMSGDRHPKIGDGVLIGAGTCILGNIWIGDGAKIGAGSVVLKDVPPRTTAVGNPARLVGGKNNPLKLDKIPSFTMDHTSHITEWSDYVI